A region from the Mucilaginibacter sp. CSA2-8R genome encodes:
- a CDS encoding thiamine pyrophosphate-dependent enzyme: MPESIQPATGNFTENELSFNDFRNIVINDYRVGYESRQASILGRREVLTGKAKFGIFGDGKEVAQLAMAKSFKKGDWRAGYYRDQTFMFATGMSTLKEFFAQLYAHPDIEKDPASAGRQMNCHYATRFANPDGTWINQAETMNCSADISTTGGHMPRLLGLAYASKLYRQNKELKDLKQFSVNGNEVAFGTIGNGSTSEGIFLETFNAAGVLQVPMAISIWDDAYAISVPASLQTTKEDISEALKGFQRQDGTNGYEIFKVRGWDYAALCETYAMAIELCRTQHVPVLIHVIEITQPQGHSTSGSHERYKSADRLAWEAEHDCLLQMRSWMISSAIITEQELSELEENAKKHVRNAQREAWNELLSEIKAELDEAASLIEQLAQHSSVEQLRDVASDLRACVDPGRKDIVNAIRKALRVTAKEALPERQVLTEWLSGEMELNRERFNSKLFSDTPLSPLRVPVIAATYDENAKLMDGREVLNACFDAAFERDERIVAFGEDVGAIGDVNQGFAGLQAKYGDIRITDTGIRESTIIGQGMGLAMRGLKPIAEIQYLDYWIWAITVLSDDLASLSYRTRGGQKAPLIIRTRGHRLEGIWHSGSPMGALLNTLRGIHICVPRNMTQAAGMYNTLLQGDEPAMVIESLNGYRLKEKLPANVGEFTVPLGIAEIVIPGTDVTVISYGSTLRIVQEAATELKTMGIHIEVIDPQTLYPFDLDNACVTSLQKTNKLLVVDEDVPGGASAYILQNVLEKQGGYRYLDAAPKTLCAKDHRPPYGSDGDYFTKPSADDIIEAVYEIMYDSNPQKFPSIW; the protein is encoded by the coding sequence ATGCCAGAAAGCATCCAACCGGCTACCGGCAACTTTACCGAAAATGAACTCAGCTTTAACGATTTTAGAAATATCGTTATTAATGATTACCGCGTAGGCTACGAAAGCAGGCAGGCCAGTATACTGGGCCGCCGCGAAGTGCTTACCGGCAAAGCCAAGTTCGGTATTTTTGGCGACGGCAAAGAAGTGGCCCAATTGGCTATGGCTAAGTCTTTTAAAAAAGGAGACTGGCGGGCTGGCTACTACCGCGACCAAACTTTTATGTTTGCCACGGGCATGAGCACTTTAAAAGAGTTTTTTGCTCAGCTGTATGCGCATCCGGATATAGAAAAAGACCCGGCATCGGCAGGGCGGCAAATGAATTGCCACTATGCTACCCGTTTTGCTAACCCCGACGGCACCTGGATTAACCAGGCCGAAACCATGAACTGTTCGGCAGACATATCTACTACCGGCGGCCATATGCCGCGTTTACTGGGCTTGGCTTACGCCTCTAAATTATACCGCCAGAATAAAGAACTAAAGGACTTAAAGCAGTTTTCTGTCAATGGCAACGAGGTAGCCTTTGGCACTATTGGCAATGGCTCTACATCCGAAGGTATATTTTTAGAAACCTTTAACGCTGCCGGCGTTTTACAGGTACCTATGGCAATTTCTATATGGGATGATGCCTATGCCATTTCGGTACCGGCCAGTTTGCAAACCACTAAAGAAGATATATCAGAGGCACTTAAGGGGTTTCAGCGCCAAGATGGCACTAACGGGTACGAGATATTTAAAGTGCGAGGCTGGGATTATGCTGCCTTGTGCGAAACCTATGCCATGGCCATTGAGCTTTGCCGTACACAGCACGTACCTGTACTCATCCACGTAATCGAAATTACGCAACCACAGGGACACTCTACCTCGGGCTCACATGAGCGTTATAAATCGGCCGACAGGTTAGCCTGGGAAGCAGAGCACGATTGCTTGCTGCAAATGCGTAGCTGGATGATCAGTTCGGCCATTATTACCGAACAAGAACTCAGTGAGCTTGAAGAAAACGCCAAAAAGCATGTGCGTAACGCCCAACGCGAAGCCTGGAACGAGTTGCTTTCCGAAATAAAGGCCGAACTGGATGAAGCCGCTTCGCTTATTGAGCAACTGGCTCAGCATTCATCGGTGGAGCAATTGAGAGATGTTGCATCTGACCTGCGTGCCTGCGTTGATCCGGGTCGCAAAGATATTGTAAACGCCATACGTAAAGCATTACGCGTTACCGCTAAAGAGGCTTTGCCCGAACGCCAGGTATTAACCGAGTGGCTTAGTGGCGAAATGGAACTTAACCGCGAACGTTTCAACTCCAAATTATTTTCAGACACTCCCCTTTCGCCATTACGGGTGCCCGTTATTGCGGCTACTTATGATGAAAATGCCAAACTGATGGACGGCCGCGAAGTGCTGAATGCTTGCTTTGATGCTGCTTTTGAACGAGACGAGCGTATTGTGGCGTTTGGTGAGGATGTGGGCGCCATTGGCGACGTAAACCAGGGCTTTGCAGGCTTACAGGCTAAATACGGCGATATACGCATTACTGACACCGGCATCCGCGAATCAACCATTATTGGCCAGGGCATGGGTTTGGCCATGCGTGGTTTAAAGCCTATTGCCGAAATACAGTACCTGGATTACTGGATATGGGCCATAACCGTTTTAAGCGACGATTTAGCCAGCTTAAGCTACCGTACCCGCGGCGGGCAAAAAGCTCCGCTGATTATCCGGACGCGCGGACATCGTTTAGAGGGTATCTGGCACTCAGGATCGCCTATGGGTGCATTGTTAAATACACTGAGAGGTATTCATATTTGTGTGCCGCGCAACATGACACAGGCTGCCGGCATGTATAACACTTTGTTACAAGGCGACGAACCTGCCATGGTGATTGAGAGCTTGAACGGGTACCGTTTAAAAGAAAAGCTACCTGCCAACGTTGGTGAGTTTACTGTACCGTTAGGTATTGCCGAAATTGTAATACCCGGTACTGATGTTACCGTAATTTCTTACGGCTCTACCCTGCGCATTGTGCAAGAGGCTGCAACCGAGTTAAAAACAATGGGTATTCATATTGAAGTGATAGATCCTCAAACCTTATATCCATTTGATTTAGATAATGCCTGCGTTACCTCACTGCAAAAAACCAATAAATTGCTGGTGGTAGATGAGGATGTTCCGGGTGGTGCATCTG
- a CDS encoding DUF1573 domain-containing protein — protein sequence MKKLIILFAVVLGFSITASAQDNQKPEFKFNEEKHDFGKVPKGKPVTTVFEYTNVGVEPLILTEVRPTCGCTIADYTKTPVKKGDKGTISITYNAAVAAPFSKTIVVTSNAKTPVKNLIISGEVVENAAATR from the coding sequence ATGAAAAAATTAATTATACTTTTTGCCGTAGTTTTGGGTTTCTCAATTACTGCATCTGCTCAGGATAATCAAAAACCTGAGTTTAAATTTAATGAAGAAAAACATGATTTTGGTAAAGTGCCTAAAGGCAAACCGGTAACCACAGTATTTGAGTATACTAACGTAGGTGTTGAGCCATTAATACTTACCGAAGTGCGCCCAACTTGTGGCTGTACCATTGCCGACTATACTAAAACCCCGGTAAAAAAAGGTGATAAAGGTACTATCTCCATTACTTACAACGCTGCTGTTGCAGCACCGTTTAGCAAAACGATCGTTGTAACCTCGAATGCTAAAACCCCGGTAAAAAATTTGATTATTTCGGGCGAGGTAGTGGAAAATGCTGCTGCGACCCGCTAA
- the gap gene encoding type I glyceraldehyde-3-phosphate dehydrogenase, producing the protein MKIGINGFGRIGRLAFRAAIQRPGVEVVGINDLVEPDYMAYMLKYDSTHGKFDGTIEVKDGNLVVNGKTIRVTAEKDPANLKWNEVGAEVIIESTGLFLTQETAQKHIDAGAKKVVMSAPAKDDTPTFVMGVNHKNLKAENTIVSNASCTTNCLAPIAKVLNDKFGIEEGLMSTVHAVTATQKTVDGPSAKDWRGGRGAYQNIIPSSTGAAKAVTLVIPELKGKLTGMAFRVPVADVSVVDLTVKLVKGASYDAIKAAMKEASEGELKGILGYTEEEVVSEDFKGDARTSIFDAKAGIALNDNFVKVVSWYDNEWGYSNKLIDLVEEIGKL; encoded by the coding sequence ATGAAAATAGGAATTAACGGATTTGGCCGTATCGGTCGTTTAGCTTTCAGAGCTGCTATACAAAGACCAGGTGTTGAAGTAGTAGGTATTAATGACTTGGTAGAGCCCGATTACATGGCCTACATGTTAAAATACGACTCAACCCATGGTAAATTTGATGGCACCATCGAAGTAAAAGACGGGAACTTGGTAGTTAACGGCAAAACTATCCGTGTAACAGCAGAAAAAGATCCTGCTAACTTGAAATGGAATGAGGTTGGCGCTGAGGTAATTATCGAATCTACCGGTTTGTTCTTAACTCAAGAAACTGCACAAAAACACATCGACGCTGGTGCTAAAAAAGTTGTAATGTCGGCTCCTGCAAAAGACGATACCCCTACATTCGTAATGGGTGTTAACCATAAAAACCTGAAAGCTGAAAACACTATCGTTTCTAACGCTTCATGTACTACTAACTGTTTAGCACCTATTGCTAAAGTGTTAAATGATAAATTTGGTATCGAAGAAGGCCTGATGAGCACAGTGCATGCCGTTACTGCTACTCAAAAAACAGTTGACGGCCCATCGGCTAAAGACTGGAGAGGTGGCCGTGGTGCTTACCAAAACATCATCCCTTCATCAACCGGTGCTGCTAAAGCAGTTACTTTGGTTATCCCTGAATTAAAAGGCAAATTAACCGGTATGGCTTTCCGCGTACCAGTAGCCGACGTATCAGTAGTTGACTTAACCGTGAAACTTGTTAAAGGTGCTTCTTACGATGCCATCAAAGCAGCTATGAAAGAAGCTTCTGAAGGCGAATTGAAAGGCATTTTAGGTTACACTGAAGAAGAAGTAGTATCTGAAGACTTTAAAGGTGATGCCCGTACATCAATTTTTGATGCTAAAGCAGGTATCGCTTTGAATGACAACTTTGTTAAAGTAGTATCTTGGTACGATAACGAGTGGGGTTACTCAAACAAATTGATTGATTTAGTTGAAGAAATTGGTAAACTGTAA
- a CDS encoding pyridoxal phosphate-dependent aminotransferase — protein sequence MPTISTKGQHMPASPIRKLTPFAEKAKQEGKKVYHLNIGQPDIETPEGMLNAVKNIDFKVWAYTASEGTLSYRKKLTEYYNKLNYNIAPENIIVTTGGSEAITIAMMTCLNPGDEVIIPEPFYANYNGFACQSDIVVKPILSFIDNGFALPAISEFEKLITEKTRAIIICNPNNPTGYLYSKAEMQALKELVLKYDLYLFSDEAYREFCYDGREFISPMHLDGLEENVIVMDTVSKRYSACGARLGCLITKNKQVLTAGLKFAQARLSPGLVEQIAGEAAVDTPDAYFEAVSKEYTHRRDVLVNALNQMDGVFCPNPGGAFYVVAKFPIDNADKFCQWMLESFSHENATVMMAPATGFYSTPGAGQNEVRMAYVLNADDLQKAMVCLQEALKVYPGKVEQPETAGTLQA from the coding sequence ATGCCAACTATTTCAACAAAAGGGCAGCACATGCCTGCCTCACCCATACGTAAGCTTACCCCATTTGCCGAAAAAGCCAAACAGGAGGGTAAAAAGGTTTACCATTTAAACATTGGGCAGCCTGATATCGAAACTCCGGAAGGGATGCTTAATGCGGTAAAGAATATTGATTTTAAAGTTTGGGCATATACTGCTTCGGAAGGCACGCTGTCTTACCGTAAAAAGCTTACCGAGTATTATAACAAGCTTAATTATAATATTGCACCGGAAAATATTATTGTAACCACCGGCGGCTCTGAGGCTATCACCATTGCCATGATGACCTGCCTCAATCCCGGCGACGAGGTAATTATCCCTGAGCCATTTTATGCCAATTATAACGGCTTTGCCTGCCAGAGCGATATTGTGGTAAAACCTATTTTATCTTTTATTGATAATGGCTTTGCTTTACCGGCCATCAGTGAGTTTGAAAAACTAATTACCGAAAAAACCAGGGCCATTATTATTTGCAACCCTAATAATCCTACCGGTTATCTTTACTCGAAGGCTGAAATGCAGGCTTTGAAAGAACTGGTGCTGAAATACGATTTATACTTGTTCTCTGACGAGGCCTACCGCGAATTTTGCTACGACGGCCGTGAATTTATATCGCCAATGCACCTGGACGGTTTGGAAGAGAATGTGATTGTAATGGATACAGTAAGTAAACGTTACAGTGCTTGCGGTGCCCGTTTGGGTTGTTTAATCACTAAAAATAAGCAAGTACTAACAGCAGGTTTAAAATTTGCTCAGGCGCGGTTGAGTCCGGGCTTGGTTGAGCAGATAGCTGGTGAGGCTGCGGTAGATACGCCGGATGCTTATTTTGAAGCCGTAAGTAAAGAGTATACGCACCGCCGCGATGTACTTGTAAATGCGCTGAACCAGATGGATGGCGTTTTTTGCCCTAACCCCGGAGGGGCATTTTATGTGGTAGCTAAATTTCCGATAGATAACGCCGATAAGTTTTGCCAGTGGATGCTGGAAAGCTTTAGCCATGAAAATGCTACCGTTATGATGGCTCCGGCTACCGGCTTTTATAGCACACCAGGCGCCGGCCAGAATGAAGTGCGGATGGCCTACGTTTTAAATGCCGACGATTTGCAAAAGGCCATGGTTTGTTTGCAGGAGGCCCTTAAGGTTTATCCGGGCAAGGTAGAGCAGCCTGAAACGGCAGGTACACTGCAAGCTTAA